A DNA window from Candidatus Neomarinimicrobiota bacterium contains the following coding sequences:
- a CDS encoding C1 family peptidase produces MRNRIQIMLCILVSVSFGQEMKSLDKAAISVYSKIFNADKSNVARQNALANNSIKSLSVDKATRTRQQHLFSDKIDVKGISNQKSSGRCWLFAGLNILRPVVMEKYDLEAFEFSQNFLFFYDKLEKSNLFLNQMILMRERDIHDRELEFLLDAPIGDGGQWNMVVDLVAKYGLVPMIAMPETYASSNTNDMNKLLKKRLRKAASKIRMVADSRTQAIIHQKTMEDVYRILALALGEPPQSFTWQYEDDDGKLSKAKIFTPQQFRDDVVNHDLADYVYLLQNPTKDYYQTYSIMLDRDMVEQPDMAVLNIPGDVIKAQTLKAVLADEPIWFACDVGQEHLGSDGLMVRGIYDYEALLGVDFSLTKSEQILYGESIPTHAMVFVGVDLVDKEARQWRVENSWGTERGNEGYWLMDDAWFDQYLYGVILPKKYLDNKTAMALEVKPIVLPPWDAMYRMIRGPE; encoded by the coding sequence ATGAGAAACCGTATTCAGATCATGTTATGCATACTAGTCTCGGTAAGCTTTGGCCAGGAAATGAAGTCACTTGACAAAGCTGCGATCTCTGTCTATTCAAAAATATTCAATGCAGACAAGAGCAACGTGGCGCGGCAGAATGCTCTGGCGAACAATAGCATCAAGTCCCTTTCTGTTGACAAAGCCACCCGGACAAGGCAACAACATCTCTTCTCCGATAAAATTGATGTAAAAGGAATCAGTAATCAGAAGAGCAGTGGGAGATGCTGGTTGTTTGCCGGACTCAATATTTTGCGCCCCGTGGTGATGGAGAAATATGATCTCGAAGCATTTGAATTTTCTCAAAACTTCCTCTTTTTTTATGACAAGCTGGAAAAATCAAATCTCTTCTTAAATCAGATGATACTCATGCGAGAGCGGGATATTCACGACCGTGAATTGGAATTCCTGTTGGATGCCCCTATCGGTGATGGAGGTCAGTGGAATATGGTTGTTGATCTGGTTGCCAAGTATGGTCTGGTACCCATGATTGCCATGCCGGAAACCTATGCCAGTTCTAATACCAACGACATGAATAAACTTTTAAAGAAAAGATTGCGAAAAGCGGCTTCCAAAATACGCATGGTTGCTGATTCCAGGACCCAGGCAATAATTCATCAAAAAACCATGGAGGATGTCTATAGAATTCTGGCTCTGGCCCTGGGTGAACCGCCCCAATCATTCACCTGGCAGTATGAAGATGATGATGGAAAGTTGAGCAAGGCAAAAATTTTCACGCCTCAACAATTTCGGGATGATGTGGTAAATCATGATCTGGCTGATTATGTTTATCTGCTTCAAAATCCCACAAAAGACTATTATCAAACCTATAGTATTATGCTTGATAGAGATATGGTTGAGCAGCCTGATATGGCTGTTTTAAATATTCCTGGAGATGTTATCAAAGCTCAGACCTTGAAGGCTGTTCTGGCTGATGAACCGATCTGGTTTGCCTGTGATGTTGGGCAGGAGCATCTGGGTTCAGATGGACTCATGGTCCGAGGAATCTATGATTATGAAGCCTTGCTGGGCGTGGATTTTAGCCTGACCAAAAGCGAGCAAATTTTGTATGGGGAATCCATCCCCACGCATGCCATGGTTTTTGTGGGTGTTGATCTTGTGGATAAAGAGGCGAGGCAGTGGCGGGTGGAAAATTCATGGGGAACCGAACGCGGAAACGAGGGCTACTGGCTCATGGATGATGCCTGGTTTGATCAATATTTGTACGGAGTGATTCTTCCCAAAAAGTATCTTGATAATAAGACTGCCATGGCGCTGGAGGTTAAACCCATCGTGCTGCCACCCTGGGATGCCATGTATCGTATGATCAGAGGGCCTGAATAA
- a CDS encoding FAD-binding oxidoreductase, producing the protein MDIKNSRRLTLRALKKVLPKASVFTDLIHRHAYARDAGFYRLLPHMVIKATTVNDIVNIFREANYRQRHVVFRAGGTSLSGQAISDDILVEVKQGWRDIQVLEQGQYIVLEPGVVAASANQQLESLGYRIGPDPGSIRSALIGGIVANNASGIGSGTRFNSYATLAGMEMVLPNGLVLNSANPQDRSKLQSQAPQIHGGLICLRDQIRGDETLKQRITNKYKLKNTTGYSLNSFLDYEEPLDILAHLMVGSEGTLGFISRVTLKTVPLYSQKATALLFLPSIIEAARLVPKLKKVGSSALEIMDDSALEAVRHLPGLPFDKDMYIAPGSAALLIEYQSNDSQQLNGMVEQAVEVINEKHASSIPQFFSDPIKRDRLWKVRRELGPHHAATRPPGTSVLSEDVCFKVKDLARAIKDLKALFDRYAYDDAVIFGHAGDGNLHFKLSLDLDQTNTLENYSAFMSDLVEMVVDKYDGSLKAEHGTGRNMAPFVEKEWGGTAYKTMQDIKALLDPNGILNPHVLLSNDEQIHLKHIKPIPLVDDIVDPCIECGLCEPVCPSKDFTLTPRQRIGVLREIESLGETAGNETSIKRLEKAFRFYGVDTCAIDGLCSMSCPVDIDTGQMMKKFRAESHGVPARFMHRLAEKHFSWTLRGVRTALRLITPLRYAMRNEKIQQGMKVINRLSGGSIPALNPHLIAASEILPPQSKEVDMIYFPSCLTRSLGKPEKTGLTTAETFTEILTHAGIGFGYPQNISNLCCGLSYSSKGYSEAALQAAIHTTENLWISSLEGELPIVMDTSPCSKHLAHYDELLSGIHLARWRALKIYDMVEYLHDIVLDKLSLWHVKEKVVLHLTCSTRHMGLGDKMEGLARRCSKEVIIPHDTGCCGFAGDRGLLVPGLAESATEMESNEINDIDADGYYSTSRTCEIGMTMATDKSYQPLVSLVHEAIIKKSV; encoded by the coding sequence ATGGATATTAAAAACTCTAGAAGACTCACCCTCCGGGCACTTAAAAAAGTGCTCCCCAAAGCATCAGTTTTCACAGATCTGATACACCGACATGCCTATGCCAGGGATGCCGGATTTTATCGATTACTCCCCCACATGGTCATCAAAGCCACTACAGTAAATGATATTGTTAATATTTTTCGCGAAGCCAATTATCGCCAGAGACATGTGGTTTTCAGGGCGGGAGGAACCAGTCTCTCCGGTCAAGCAATCAGTGATGACATTCTGGTTGAGGTCAAACAGGGCTGGCGCGATATACAGGTCCTTGAACAGGGTCAGTACATTGTTCTGGAACCTGGTGTTGTGGCTGCCAGCGCGAATCAACAACTAGAATCCCTGGGGTATCGGATTGGCCCGGATCCAGGATCCATCCGTTCCGCTTTGATTGGTGGCATTGTAGCCAATAATGCCAGTGGCATTGGATCGGGAACTCGCTTTAACAGCTATGCCACACTGGCCGGGATGGAGATGGTGCTACCTAATGGTCTGGTCCTCAATTCTGCAAATCCCCAGGATAGATCGAAACTTCAATCTCAGGCTCCCCAAATACATGGAGGCCTCATTTGTCTCCGGGATCAAATCAGGGGAGATGAGACCCTCAAACAACGTATAACCAACAAGTACAAGCTAAAGAATACCACGGGTTATTCCTTGAATAGCTTTTTGGATTACGAGGAACCCCTTGACATTTTGGCCCATCTAATGGTGGGCTCCGAAGGCACTTTGGGATTTATATCCAGAGTGACACTGAAAACAGTTCCTCTTTATTCACAAAAGGCCACCGCTCTATTATTTCTGCCTTCCATTATTGAAGCTGCTCGACTGGTGCCGAAATTAAAGAAAGTAGGTAGCTCTGCGCTTGAAATTATGGATGACTCAGCCCTGGAAGCCGTGAGGCATCTCCCTGGGTTACCATTTGATAAGGATATGTACATTGCTCCAGGCTCTGCAGCCCTATTGATTGAGTATCAATCAAATGACTCTCAACAATTAAATGGCATGGTGGAGCAAGCGGTAGAGGTTATTAATGAAAAGCATGCCTCCAGCATCCCACAGTTTTTCAGTGATCCCATAAAAAGGGACCGGCTTTGGAAGGTTCGACGAGAATTGGGTCCCCACCACGCCGCAACCCGACCGCCGGGAACTTCCGTCCTTAGCGAAGATGTCTGTTTCAAAGTGAAGGATCTTGCCCGAGCCATCAAGGATCTCAAAGCCTTGTTCGATCGCTATGCTTATGATGATGCGGTCATTTTTGGGCATGCAGGGGATGGAAATCTCCATTTCAAACTGAGCCTGGATCTGGATCAGACCAATACGCTTGAAAATTATTCAGCCTTCATGTCTGATCTGGTTGAGATGGTTGTGGATAAATATGATGGTTCCCTCAAAGCAGAGCATGGAACCGGTCGGAATATGGCGCCCTTTGTCGAAAAAGAGTGGGGCGGGACTGCCTACAAAACAATGCAAGATATTAAAGCCCTCCTTGACCCCAATGGTATTTTGAATCCACATGTGCTGCTCAGCAACGATGAACAGATTCATTTGAAGCATATCAAACCCATTCCCCTGGTAGATGACATTGTTGATCCCTGTATCGAATGCGGACTCTGTGAGCCCGTTTGTCCCTCAAAGGACTTCACCCTAACCCCACGACAACGGATTGGTGTATTACGAGAAATCGAAAGCCTGGGAGAGACCGCTGGTAACGAGACCAGCATCAAGCGTTTGGAGAAAGCCTTTCGTTTTTACGGGGTTGATACCTGTGCCATAGATGGTCTCTGCAGCATGAGTTGTCCAGTAGATATTGATACCGGGCAAATGATGAAGAAATTCCGAGCAGAAAGCCACGGGGTCCCAGCCAGGTTCATGCATAGACTCGCGGAGAAGCATTTCTCCTGGACGTTGCGTGGCGTGAGAACAGCGCTACGCTTAATCACACCCCTGAGATACGCCATGAGGAATGAGAAAATTCAACAGGGGATGAAAGTCATAAACAGGCTCTCGGGTGGTTCCATACCTGCTCTAAATCCACATTTAATAGCTGCATCTGAAATTTTGCCACCCCAGTCAAAAGAAGTGGACATGATTTACTTCCCCTCGTGTCTAACACGTAGTTTGGGAAAGCCAGAGAAAACAGGTTTAACAACGGCGGAGACTTTCACTGAAATACTCACCCATGCAGGTATTGGATTTGGGTATCCACAAAATATTTCAAATTTATGCTGCGGTCTCAGTTATAGTTCAAAGGGCTATTCAGAAGCTGCCCTGCAAGCTGCTATTCATACCACAGAGAACCTTTGGATCAGTTCTCTAGAAGGTGAGTTACCCATCGTTATGGATACAAGCCCCTGCTCAAAGCATCTTGCTCATTATGATGAGCTTTTATCAGGAATCCACCTGGCCCGTTGGCGGGCGCTGAAAATTTATGATATGGTGGAATACCTCCATGATATCGTCCTGGATAAACTCAGTCTATGGCATGTGAAAGAAAAAGTGGTCCTACATCTGACCTGCTCCACCCGTCATATGGGGCTGGGAGACAAAATGGAAGGCCTTGCACGGCGCTGCTCAAAGGAAGTCATCATCCCTCACGATACAGGCTGTTGCGGCTTTGCAGGGGATAGGGGGTTGCTGGTTCCCGGATTAGCTGAAAGCGCTACTGAGATGGAGTCAAATGAAATTAATGATATTGACGCAGATGGCTATTACTCCACCAGCAGAACCTGCGAGATTGGGATGACCATGGCTACGGATAAATCCTATCAGCCACTGGTGTCCCTGGTCCATGAAGCCATCATCAAGAAATCGGTTTAG
- a CDS encoding TonB-dependent receptor → MWLLLWSTLLSISVLGQSTGSVNGRVTDGRSGEGLPGVNIQIQGSSFGTTTDLEGYYKLEGLSPGEYTLSFSMMGYAPLNKKNIAVILDVPVQLAVQLKSNVLASPQVVVTSSRKEQDILESPFSVSAIGPREIQAKAVVSMIDILSFESGVSTIKGQLNIRGTSGYTMGAGTRSLLLLDGIPMLGSAAGNVTWATIPTSEVDRVEIVKSGGSALYGSSAMGGVVNIITRNAPLKPETRLSTKIGVYSHPRVDEWRWREKRGLLYNTEISHSRSIGNHAFWIRAQKRDDDGFMELNWEEAINISAKLKLNFGNAHSAAVFINVLDDKEGLTSIWKSSANPFEAPEGSSRDGTQGRKVVLNGHYNYVYSPDLAIKTKTSAYWNEWTSFGVDPDYSNENRFYEEVQASKSWTTSLSSIFGLTMQQNKVNAQIFGDHTSSSFATFLLLEKKLHQFTLSTGSRWEAYQVDGRNQDDVFTPQLALNWKPSPWLGLRISTGKGFRVPTVAEMFTTARRSIFTVEPNPDLISETSINREFGLTILAGQIGVLDLLKLDAAIFHNRFENFIEPIPDSDAVIHFQNIADARIMGLEVGLGLSAFNNLIDYKSAFTVLDPMETDSKGKILDTLSYRHRYHWISTMGLHYWGMDASIEYRYLSRMESVELFQENILTGADARVPIHVWNAGVGRSVKDWHFLIRVENVFQYYYTQLERNIEEERIATFTIERRF, encoded by the coding sequence TATTACAAACTGGAAGGACTCAGCCCGGGAGAGTACACCCTCTCTTTTTCAATGATGGGCTATGCGCCCCTGAATAAAAAAAATATCGCTGTAATTCTTGATGTCCCAGTTCAACTGGCAGTGCAACTCAAATCCAATGTCCTGGCATCACCCCAGGTGGTGGTCACTTCCAGCCGTAAAGAACAGGATATTCTTGAATCTCCTTTTTCAGTTTCAGCTATTGGACCAAGAGAGATTCAAGCAAAGGCAGTGGTCAGTATGATAGATATCCTCTCCTTTGAATCAGGGGTGTCGACCATTAAGGGGCAATTGAATATCAGGGGAACATCGGGATATACAATGGGAGCCGGCACTCGCTCATTGCTCTTGCTGGATGGCATCCCCATGCTGGGAAGCGCGGCAGGAAATGTTACCTGGGCTACCATCCCCACCTCAGAAGTTGATCGGGTCGAAATTGTCAAATCCGGTGGATCCGCCCTGTATGGGTCCAGTGCCATGGGTGGCGTGGTAAATATTATCACTCGCAATGCTCCGCTTAAGCCTGAAACCCGACTATCAACAAAAATAGGCGTTTATAGTCATCCCCGGGTTGACGAGTGGCGCTGGCGTGAAAAACGTGGCTTGTTGTACAATACAGAGATATCCCATTCACGGAGTATTGGAAATCATGCGTTCTGGATTCGAGCTCAGAAACGTGACGATGATGGATTTATGGAATTGAACTGGGAAGAGGCTATCAACATTTCTGCTAAACTCAAATTGAATTTCGGTAATGCTCACTCCGCTGCAGTTTTTATCAATGTCCTTGATGATAAAGAAGGATTGACATCTATTTGGAAGAGTTCTGCGAATCCCTTTGAAGCGCCTGAAGGTTCCTCGAGAGATGGTACTCAGGGTAGAAAAGTGGTCCTCAACGGCCATTACAATTATGTGTATTCCCCAGATTTGGCCATAAAAACCAAGACCAGCGCCTACTGGAATGAATGGACCAGTTTTGGTGTAGATCCTGATTACTCAAACGAAAATCGCTTCTACGAAGAAGTGCAGGCAAGTAAAAGTTGGACCACTAGCCTTAGCAGTATTTTTGGACTGACTATGCAGCAGAATAAGGTGAATGCACAAATTTTTGGTGATCACACCAGCTCTTCCTTTGCCACTTTTCTCCTCCTGGAAAAAAAGTTACATCAATTCACCCTTTCTACAGGAAGTCGCTGGGAAGCCTATCAAGTAGATGGTCGGAATCAGGATGATGTTTTTACCCCTCAACTTGCACTAAACTGGAAACCATCTCCATGGTTGGGTTTACGCATTTCTACGGGTAAAGGATTCAGGGTCCCGACTGTGGCTGAGATGTTTACCACTGCCCGCCGAAGTATTTTTACCGTTGAACCAAATCCAGATTTGATTTCAGAGACCAGCATAAACCGTGAATTTGGGCTTACCATTCTGGCGGGGCAGATAGGGGTTCTGGATCTGCTTAAATTGGATGCGGCTATTTTTCATAACAGATTTGAAAATTTTATTGAGCCCATTCCCGACTCAGATGCGGTTATTCATTTCCAGAATATTGCCGATGCCCGCATAATGGGTCTGGAAGTAGGTCTGGGATTAAGTGCATTCAACAATCTGATTGATTACAAGTCGGCATTTACGGTGCTGGATCCCATGGAAACAGATTCAAAAGGGAAGATTCTGGATACCTTGTCCTATCGCCATCGATATCACTGGATCAGCACCATGGGATTACACTATTGGGGGATGGATGCCTCAATTGAATATAGATATCTTAGTCGCATGGAAAGCGTTGAACTTTTTCAGGAAAACATACTCACTGGCGCCGATGCACGGGTTCCTATTCATGTGTGGAATGCAGGAGTTGGAAGATCAGTCAAAGATTGGCATTTTTTGATACGGGTGGAGAACGTTTTTCAATACTACTATACCCAGCTCGAGCGGAATATTGAAGAAGAACGCATTGCAACTTTTACAATTGAGAGGCGGTTCTAA